In Citrus sinensis cultivar Valencia sweet orange chromosome 2, DVS_A1.0, whole genome shotgun sequence, a single genomic region encodes these proteins:
- the LOC102624835 gene encoding uncharacterized protein LOC102624835, which translates to MAMEVDKLDLNERYSKALKACHDAAFYLSHNFHDFSGTSTVQAKVERLRGEVRLGQYREKKLGEEVRALQRRLDDHTPENSRMSKKLEEVESKHVELLSRQQEMIDTTFTLIMAEVWSVDPELVVPQVDKWVDKSAILKAIEDKGVIQASPSLSPQRTSGVPQVDLPIDLIWQAIEFIAYN; encoded by the exons ATGGCCATGGAGGTGGATAAATTAGACTTAAATGAGCGCTATAGCAAAGCGCTCAAGGCTTGTCATGAC GCGGCCTTCTACCTTAGCCACAATTTTCACGACTTTAGTGGCACCTCGACTGTACAGGCCAAGGTGGAAAGGCTGCGAGGGGAGGTCAGACTCGGTCAGTATCGGGAAAAGAAGCTCGGAGAGGAAGTTAGGGCTTTGCAGAGGCGTTTGGACGACCACACCCCAGAGAACAGCCGAATGTCCAAGAAGTTAGAAGAGGTGGAGTCTAAGCATGTCGAGCTATTATCTCGCCAACAGGAAATGATAGACACAACTTTTACTCTTATCATGGCTGAGGTCTGGAGCGTCGACCCAGAGCTGGTGGTACCCCAAGTGGATAAGTGGGTGGACAAGTCGGCCATCCTGAAAGCGATCGAAGACAAGGGGGTAATCCAGGCTTCACCATCTCTCAGCCCACAACGAACTTCTGGAGTACCCCAGGTGGATCTCCCAATAGACTTAATTTGGCAAGCTATTGAATTCATcgcttataattaa
- the LOC102624552 gene encoding uncharacterized protein LOC102624552, with protein sequence MALEWVVLGYAAAAEAVMVLMLTLPGLDGIRRGLVAVTRNLLKPFLSVVPFCLFLLLDIYWKYETRPSCEGDSCSPTEHLRHQKSIMKSQRNALLIASALVFYWLLYSVTHLVVKIEQLNQRIERLKNKE encoded by the coding sequence ATGGCTCTGGAATGGGTTGTGCTCGGATACGCCGCGGCCGCAGAGGCCGTCATGGTGCTGATGCTAACACTTCCGGGACTCGACGGCATCCGCCGCGGGCTCGTCGCCGTGACACGTAATCTCCTGAAGCCGTTCTTGTCGGTGGTGCCGTTTTGTCTGTTCCTGCTCTTGGACATCTACTGGAAGTACGAGACGCGGCCTTCCTGCGAGGGCGACTCGTGCTCGCCGACGGAGCACTTGCGTCACCAGAAGTCCATCATGAAGAGTCAACGCAACGCGCTGTTGATCGCGTCGGCTTTGGTGTTCTATTGGTTGCTGTACTCGGTTACTCATCTTGTTGTCAAGATCGAGCAGTTGAATCAGAGGATTGAGAGGCTCAAGAACAAGGAGTGA
- the LOC102624265 gene encoding plant UBX domain-containing protein 2, translating into MDDMKDKMKGFLKKVSSSSSSSSSSSGKFKGQGRVLGSGPSSTSGPVNPHLARQNLYQNSNSNPKSKPKPSPSSSAPPSSLPQKPLNSDQSKPASANNPDPNRKPASGFDPYDSLITTGKRSQNGYSLEVFECPICAQGFQTEDEVSIHVESCVNNTSNNNLVEKNGNDGVVDGSFDESRSELEACVSTFLSAKPKEGSIEVMLKLLRNVVREPDNEKFRKIRMSNPKVREAIGEVAGGVEVLEFAGFELREDGGEMWAVMEVPDKERIGLISNVIELLEPRKIVEPQELGNLKDKAPAETEEPIEQKPVDRQIRVFFAVPESVASKIELPDSFYKLSIGELKREADMRKKKIEESQLLIPKSYREKQAKAARKRYTRTIIRFQFPDGVVLQGVFGPWEQTAALYEFVSSALKEPSLQFDLIHPVAIKRRVIPRFPSAGQKCITLEEEDLVPSALVKFRPLETDSVVFTGLCNELLEIIEPLA; encoded by the exons ATGGATGATATGAAAGATAAGATGAAAGGGTTCCTTAAGAAAgtctcatcatcatcatcatcttcttcttcttcttctggtAAATTCAAAGGCCAAGGCAGAGTCTTGGGTTCGGGTCCTTCTTCTACTTCCGGACCTGTAAACCCTCACCTTGCTCGCCAGAATCTTTATCAAAATTCCAACTCGAATCCCAAGTCTAAGCCAAaaccatcaccatcatcatctgCTCCTCCGTCTTCTTTGCCGCAGAAGCCACTCAATTCTGACCAGAGTAAGCCCGCTTCTGCGAATAATCCGGACCCGAACCGCAAACCCGCAAGTGGGTTTGACCCGTATGACTCCTTGATCACTACTGGGAAGAGGTCGCAAAATGGTTATTCTTTGGAAGTGTTTGAGTGCCCAATTTGTGCGCAGGGTTTTCAGACCGAAGATGAGGTGTCCATTCATGTCGAGAGCTGTGTCAATAATACCAGTAACAACAATTTAGTCGAGAAAAATGGAAATGATGGTGTTGTTGATGGTAGTTTTGATGAGTCTAGGAGTGAATTGGAAGCATGTGTTAGTACATTTTTATCAGCAAAGCCAAAGGAAGGGTCTATCGAAGTGATGCTTAAGTTGTTGAGGAATGTGGTTCGGGAGCCGGATAATGAAAAGTTTAGGAAGATTCGGATGAGTAACCCTAAGGTTAGGGAAGCGATTGGTGAGGTTGCTGGAGGGGTTGAGGTTTTGGAATTTGCTGGCTTTGAGTTGAGGGAGGATGGTGGGGAAATGTGGGCAGTAATGGAGGTTCCTGATAAGGAGAGGATTGGCTTAATTAGTAACGTGATAGAGTTGTTGGAACCGAGAAAGATTGTGGAGCCGCAAGAGCTTGGGAATTTGAAGGATAAAGCTCCAGCTGAGACAGAGGAACCCATTGAGCAGAAGCCAGTTGACAGACAG ATTCGGGTCTTCTTTGCTGTACCTGAAAGTGTAGCATCAAAAATCGAGTTGCCAGATTCTTTCTATAAACTCTCAATAGGAGAGCTGAAAAGAGAAGCTGATATGAGGAAGAAAAAGATTGAAGAATCACAGTTGCTGATCCCCAAATCTTACAGAGAAAAGCAGGCAAAAGCTGCCAGGAAGAGATATACAAGAACTATTATCCGTTTCCAGTTTCCTGATGGAGTGGTGCTGCAAGGTGTTTTTGGGCCTTGGGAGCAAACAGCTGCTCTTTACGAG TTTGTGAGCTCAGCCTTGAAAGAACCTAGTTTGCAGTTTGATCTGATACATCCAGTAGCAATCAAACGTCGGGTGATTCCTCGTTTTCCTTCAGCAGGACAAAAATGCATTACCCTTGAGGAAGAGGATTTGGTCCCTTCAGCACTTGTCAAGTTCAGACCACTTGAGACAGATTCTGTCGTCTTCACAGGGCTCTGTAATGAACTCCTGGAAATTATTGAGCCACTCGCGTGA